A window of Kineococcus sp. NBC_00420 genomic DNA:
AATGCGCCGAACACCCCGCGAACAGCGTGGGGACCACGGGGGTGGTGAGGGGGGTCCGACGACCGGCACGGTCGACGGGTCTCACCGGCCTCGACGGCTGTTTTGGGGGGAACCACGCGTGAAGCTGCGTCGTCCGAGTCCTGCGGTGGGAGCACTCACCGTCATGTCCTTCGCGGGGCACGTGATGTACCCGCTGTACCTGCTGGCCAGCGAGCGCATCGCGCCGCGCAGTCCGTACCGTCCGAAGCCCGGTGAGGCCGACTGGACGTGGGACGACGTCGACGTCCTCATCCCGGCGTTCGGTGAGTCGAGCATCCTCGCCGAGACCGTCCCGCAGCTGCTGGGCGAGGGCGTGCCGCTGGACCGCATCACCATCGTCGTGGACGAGGACGAGAAGACCCGCGCCGTCGCCGAGGAACTCGGCTGCCGGGTCGACTGGTCCGCGCAGCGTGCCGGCAAGGCCGCCGCGGTCAACCGCGGCATCGAGAACTCCAAGGCTGACATCGTCGTCCTGCTCGACGCGAACGCCTTCGTGCCGGGGGAGGGGCTGCGCGCGCTCATCGACCGCGTCGCCACCGACCTGCACCTCGCGTCCGGGGTCCGCAAGGAGTCCGGCGCCCAGGACGAGGGTCTGTACTGGCGCTACGAGAACTGGATCAAGCAGACCGAGGCCGGTCGCGGTGGGTCCCTCGCGCTCGTGGGTGAGGCCGTGGCGCTGCGCCGGGAGTCCTTCCGGCCCATCCCGAGGTCCGTCCTCAACGACGACCTCTTCCTCGCCTTCGACTTCGCCCGTCGTGGGCTGAACGTCGGCGTGGTGCCGGAGTGCGTGGCCGTCGAGGACTCCGCCCCGCGCAACGACCAGCTCGAGCGCCGCGTGCGCATCATGAGCGGGCAGCTGCGGCTGTTCTGGGGTTTCCGCCGCTCGTTCGTGTCGGGAGACGACAAGTTCCTGCACTTCGCGATGCACAAGGGCTGGCGTTCCACGCTGGGCCCTGCCGCGCAGCTCACGCTGACCGCGGCCTGCCTGGCCCGGCCCCGGAGCCGGTTCAGCCAGGCGTTCCTGCTCGCCGAGGCCGTCTCGGTCGCGGCCTACCTCAAGGGCGACAAGCTCCAGGGCAGGGCGGCGGCTCCGTTGCGGGTCCTCGGTCAGGCCGTCGGCATGCCGCCGGTCATCTTCGCCCTGTCCATCCCGCGGGCGCTCGGCCGGTCGCGCAGCGGAGCCTGGAAGAAGCGCAGCAGGTGAGTTCTCCCCGCACGGCCTGGGTGGTCGCCAAGCAGCTCCCCGCGAGCACGGACTCCGGTGGGCGCCAGCGCATCCGGGCCGTGATCGACGTGTACGCGCAGGTGTTCGGCGAGGTCCACGTGGTGGGTTTCGACACCTGGCCCGGGTGGCGCGAGGTGCTGCCGGCGCACGTGAAGGTCCACGAGGTCGCGGCCCCACGTCCCACACCCGCCGCGGTCCTGAAGGGCTCGCTGTTCGCGGGGAAGTGGTTCTCGCGCCGGATCCACGACCTGCTCGCGATCGGCGTCCGCTCCGGCGACGTCGTGCACGTCGACTTCCCGCAGATGGCGGTCAACGTGCCGACCGACGTGCGCATCGACGTCCTCGACCTGCACAACGTCGAGTCCGACCTCATCGCCCGCAGGTTGCGCACCGAGAAGCCGCTCGCGGCCAGCGTGCTCGCCCCCGAGGTGGCGCGGTTCGCCCGGTTCGAGTTCGCGACGGCCCGCCGCGCCGAGCACGTCACGGCCTGCAGCCGACGGGACCAGGAGGTCCTCGCCGCCCGCGGGATCGCCAGCACCTTCGTGCCCAACGGCGTCACCAGTGCGCAGCACGTGCCGACGCTCCCGCCGGGTGCGCGGACGGCGCTGTTCGTCGGTGCCCTCGACTACGGCCCCAACAAGGCCGCGCTGCGCTGGTTCCTCGACGAGGTCTGGCCGAAGGTCCTGGCCGGCGTCCCCCAGGCGCGGTTCCTCGCCGTGGGTCGCGGTCTGAGCGCCGCGCACCCGCGTCCGGCCGGCGAGCCGGACGGGGTGGAGTTCCACTCCGACGTCGACTCCGTCGACCCGTTCTACGAGCGGGCCGACGTGTGCGTCGTGCCGCTGCTCTCGGGGGGCGGTACGAAGATCAAACTCGTCGAGGCGCTGTCCCGCGGCCGGGCCGTCGTCACCACCAGCCTGGGCCTGGAGGGGCTGGAGGAACACCGTGCGGTGCTCCGCGTGGCCGACGGCGCGGACGCGTTCGCCGCGGCCCTGGTCGAGTTGTTCACCGATCCGGAGCAGGCGGCCAAGCTCGGCGCGGCCGCTGCCGACGTGGCGCAGTCGTTCTCGTGGGAGACCGCGATGACTCCTCTGCGTGATGTGTTGTCTGCTCTTCGTGGTGTTTGAGGCGCAAGAGAGGGGCGTTAGCCCACTCCGGGGAAGTTCACGCTCCGTGTTCGAGTCGCTGTAGTAGCCTCGCGTCAGCACCTCGACGGGGAAACCGGTGGCACGGATTCGTGGGGGGTTCGGACCGCCACCGGTGAACGTTCCCCTCGCACCACGGGTGACTTCCCCCACGTGTGACGCCGCCTCCCCGACGAGGTGGGGCAGGCGTCGACGAGACGCAACCGATCCGGTTCCGAGTGAGGGAAAGACATGACCGAAACCGCCAGCACGTCGCAGACGCCCGTGTCCGAGATCCCCGTCGTCATCCTCTGCGGTGGCATGGGCACCCGACTGCGCGAGGCCAGCGAGAAGCTGCCGAAGCCGCTGGTGGACATCGGCGGTCGCCCGATCCTCTGGCACATCATGAAGCTCTACAGCTCCTACGGCTTCCGCAAGTTCGTCCTGTGCCTGGGCTACAAGAGCGACATGATCAAGCGCTACTTCCTCGACTACCGGCTCAACGCCGGCGACTTCACGCTGAACCTGTCCACCCAGGACGACCCGACCTTCCACACCAACGGTGTGCAGGAGGACTGGGAGATCACCTTCGTCGAGACCGGTCTGACCACCGCGACGGCCGCCCGCATCAAGCGCGTCGAGCAGCACCTGACCGCCGACAAGTTCGTCCTCACCTACGGCGACGGGCTCGGCGACGTCGACATCGCCAAGACCCTGCGCGACCACGAGGCCGGCGGCCGCCTGGCCACCGTCACCGCGGTGCACCCGAGCTCCCGCTACGGCGAGATGCACGTCACCGGCGACACCGTCAGCGAGTTCAACGAGAAGCCGACGCTGGCCGACGGCTGGGTCAACGGCGGGTTCTTCGTCTTCGACCGCGCGTTCGCGGACAAGTACCTCGAGGACGACCCGGACATGATGCTCGAGCAGAAGCCGCTGCAGACCGTCGCCCGCGACGGCCAGCTGACGGTCTCCCAGCACGAGGGCTACTGGCTGGGCATGGACACCTTCCGGGAGTGGACCGAGTTCAACAAGCTCTGGGACTCCGGCAAGGCGCCGTGGAAGACCTGGGAAGACTGAGAAACCCCCTTCTAGGAACCGGAGAACTGCTGTGAAGATCGTCGTCACCGGGACCGAGGGTTACCTCGGCGCCCTGCTCGCCCCCACCCTGCTCGAGTCCGGCCACTCGGTGCTCGGCATCGACACCGGCTACTACAAGCAGGGCTGGCTCTACAACGGCGTCACCGCCTCGGTCGAGACCCTGGCCAAGGACATCCGCCACGTCACCGTCGAGGACCTCGCGGGCGCCGACGCCGTCGTGCACATGGCGGAGCTGTCCAACGACCCCCTCGGTGAGCTGATCCCCGACGTCACCTACGTGGTGAACCACAAGGGTTCGGTCCGCCTCGCCGAGATCGCCAAGCAGGCGGGGGTGCAGCGCTTCGTCTACATGTCGAGCTGCTCCGTCTACGGCGTGGCCGAGGACACCGTCGACGAGACCTCCGCGGTCAACCCGCAGACGGCCTACGCCGAGTGCAAGGCCCTCGTCGAACGCGACGTCGCGCCGCTGGCCGACGACGACTTCTCGCCGGTGTTCATGCGCAACGCGACCGCCTACGGCGCCTCGCCCCGGCAGCGCTTCGACATCGTGCTGAACAACCTCGCCGGCCTCGCCTACACCACCGGCAAGATCGCCATGACCTCCGACGGTTCGCCCTGGCGTCCGCTGGTCCACGGCCTCGACATCGCCAAGTCGATCCGCGCGGTGCTCGACGCCCCGCGCGAGGCGATCCACAACCAGATCTTCAACGTGGGCGACTCCGAGCAGGTCTACCGGGTCCGCGAGATCGCCGAGGCCGTCGGCCGCGCGCTGCCCGAGGCCGAGATCACCTTCGGCGCCAGCAACAACGGCGACAACCGCAGCTACAAGGTGAACTTCGACAAGATCCACTCGACCCTCGAGGGCTTCTCCTGCGACTGGAACGCCGACAAGGGCGCCCAGCAGCTCATCGACGTCTTCCGGGCCATCGACCTGGACGAGGAGACGTTCAAGGGCAAGGGGCACACCCGCCTCAAGCAGCTCGAGCACCTCATCCGCACCGAGCAGCTGGACAAGGAACTCTTCTGGCGCACGCAGCCGGTCTCGGGGATCACCCGGTGAAGATCCAGACCACGCACATCGAGGGCGTCGCGATCATCGACCTCGAGGAGCGCGCGGACGACCGCGGGTTCTTCGCCCGGTCCTTCTGCCGCGACGAGTTCCTCGAAGCCGGCCTGAACCCGGCCGTCGAGCAGTGCAACCTGTCCTTCAACCACAAGGCCGGGACGCTGCGCGGGATGCACACCCAGGTCGACCCGGCCCCGGAGGCGAAGCTGGTGCGCTGCACCGCCGGCGCCATCCAGGACATCATCGTCGACCTGCGCCCGGACTCCCCGACGCGGTTCCAGCACGTCGCGGTGGAGCTCTCCGCCGCGAACCGTCGTGCGCTCTACGTCCCGGAGTACTTCGCCCACGGGTACCTCACGCTGACCGACGGCGCCGAGGTCACCTACCAGGTGAGCCAGAGCTACACCCCGGGCACCGAACGCGGTCTGCGCTTCGACGACCCCGAGCTCGCCCTGCCCTGGGTGCGCGACGTGGCCGTCATCAGCGACAAGGACGCGTCCTGGACGCTGCTCGCGGACGGGGCGGTGCTCTCTTGATCATCGTCGACAAGGCGCTCCAGCAGCGCCAGGCCGAGGGGCGCCCCATCCGGGTCGCGCTCGTCGGTGCCGGGTTCATGGGCCGCGGCTTCGTCAACCAGGTCGTGAACTCCGTGCCGGGCATGGAACTCGTCGCGATCGCCAACCGGACCGTGTCGAAGGCCCGTGACGCCTACGAGCAGGCCGGGGTCACCGGCGTGGTCGAGGCCGACGACGCCGCCGCCGTGGACCGGGCCATCTCCGCCGGGAAGCCCGTCGTGTCGGGTTCCTACGAGGCCGTCGTCGACGCGGGCCAGGTCGAGGCCGTCGTCGAGGCGACCGGGAACACCGAGTACGGCGCGCACGTCGTCGTCCGCGCGATCGAGGCGGGAAAGCACATCGTCCTGCTCAACGCCGAGGTCGACGGGACCGCCGGCCTCGCGCTGCGCACCCGCGCCGAGAAGGCCGGGGTCATCTACACCGGCTGCGACGGCGACCAGCCCGGCGTCCAGATGAACCTCATCCGCTTCGTGCGCTCCATCGGCGTCACGCCGCTGGTGTCGGGGAACATCAAGGGTCTGCAGGACGAGTACCGCAACCCCACCACCCAGGAGGGGTTCGCCAAGCAGTGGGGTCAGGACCCCTACATGGTGACGAGCTTCGCCGACGGCACGAAGGTGTCGTTCGAGCAGGCGCTGGTCGCCAACGCGGCGGGGTTCTCGATCGAGAAGCGCGGCATGCGCGGGGCCGACCACCGCGGTCACGTCGACGAGCTGACGACCATGTACGACGTGGAGGCGCTGAAGGAACTCGGCGGCGTCGTCGACTACGTCGTGGGTTCCAAGCCGGGCCCCGGGGTCTACGTCCTCGGCACCCACGACGACCCGAAGCAGCAGCACTACCTGAACCTGTACAAGCTCGGCACCGGGCCGCTGTACTCGTTCTACACGCCGTACCACCTGTGCCACTTCGAGGTCCCCCTCACGGTGGCCCGTGCGGTGCTGTTCGCCGACGCCACGATCGTCCCCGGTGACGAGGTGAAGGTCGAGGTCGTCACCACGGCCAAGACCGACCTCGCCGCGGGCCGGGAGATCGACCGCCTCGGCGGGTACGACACCTACGGCGTGGCCGAGACCTACGCGGCGACCAAGGCGCAGAACCTGCTGCCGATGGGTGTCGCCGAGGGCTGCGTCCTCAAGAACGACGTGAAGAAGGACCAGGTCCTGACCTACGACGACGTGATCCTGCCGGAAGGCCGTCTCATCGACGCCCTCCGCGCGGAACAGGCCGCCCTGCTCGGGAGCTGACCCCCGTCGGCCCCGGGTTCGGGTCGTGGACGCATCGTGGCGAACCTACGGGTGCGGTGCGTCCACGACCCGAACCCGGGGCCGTCGTGCGTCCGGGGCCGGAGGGTTAGGGTTCCGGACGTGAACTCCGCAGGCAGGCTCGACGTCGCCGTGGTCGGCGCAGGCCGGGTCGGGCCCGTCCTGGGGGCCGCGTTGCGGGCCGCGGGACACCGGATCACCGGCGTCTCCGCGCGGACCCGGGCGAACGCCGAACGCGTCGAGGCCCTGCTGCCCGACGTCCCCTGGATCGAACCGGGCGACGCGTTCGCGGCCGACCTGGTCCTGTTCGCCGTGCCCGACGACGTCCTCGGACCGCTCGTCAGCCGCCTCGCCCGCAACGTCCGGGCCGGTCAGCTCGTCGTGCACACCAGCGGTCTGCACGGCACCGGGGTCCTCGGCCCCGCCGCCGCGAACGGGGCGCTCCCGCTCGCGCTGCACCCCGCCATGACCTTCACCGGGACCTCGCTGGACCTGCAACGCCTCCTCGGGGCGGCCGTGGCGGTCACCAGCTCCGCCGTCCTCGCGCCCGTCGCCGACGCCCTCGTCCGCGAGTGGGGCGCGTCCCCCGTCGCGGTCGCCGACGCGGAACGCGCGCTCTACCACGCCGCCCTGGCCCACGGGTCGAACCACCTGGTCACCCTCGTCGCGCAGGCCCTGGACGCGGCCCGCGCCGCGGTGGGGGACAACGCCGAACGGGTCCTGCGCCCCTTGCTGCAGGCCGCCCTCGAGAACGTGCTCGCCCACGGCGACGAGGCCCTCACCGGACCGGTCGCCCGGGGCGACGCGGGGACCGTCGCGACCCACCTGCGGGTCCTCACCGACCACGACCCGCGGACCGCGGCCACCTACGTCCAGCTGGCGGGGGTCGCGACCGACCGGGCGCAGGCGTCGGGCAGGCTGACCGCCGCGCTCGCCGAGGCCGTGCGCACGCAACTGCACCGAACTGGAGAACCGTGAGCCTCACCGTCACCCGGACCCGCGCCGAACTCGCCGCGGCCCGCTCGGCCCTCGACGGGCCCGTCGCCGTCG
This region includes:
- a CDS encoding glycosyltransferase gives rise to the protein MGALTVMSFAGHVMYPLYLLASERIAPRSPYRPKPGEADWTWDDVDVLIPAFGESSILAETVPQLLGEGVPLDRITIVVDEDEKTRAVAEELGCRVDWSAQRAGKAAAVNRGIENSKADIVVLLDANAFVPGEGLRALIDRVATDLHLASGVRKESGAQDEGLYWRYENWIKQTEAGRGGSLALVGEAVALRRESFRPIPRSVLNDDLFLAFDFARRGLNVGVVPECVAVEDSAPRNDQLERRVRIMSGQLRLFWGFRRSFVSGDDKFLHFAMHKGWRSTLGPAAQLTLTAACLARPRSRFSQAFLLAEAVSVAAYLKGDKLQGRAAAPLRVLGQAVGMPPVIFALSIPRALGRSRSGAWKKRSR
- a CDS encoding glycosyltransferase, encoding MSSPRTAWVVAKQLPASTDSGGRQRIRAVIDVYAQVFGEVHVVGFDTWPGWREVLPAHVKVHEVAAPRPTPAAVLKGSLFAGKWFSRRIHDLLAIGVRSGDVVHVDFPQMAVNVPTDVRIDVLDLHNVESDLIARRLRTEKPLAASVLAPEVARFARFEFATARRAEHVTACSRRDQEVLAARGIASTFVPNGVTSAQHVPTLPPGARTALFVGALDYGPNKAALRWFLDEVWPKVLAGVPQARFLAVGRGLSAAHPRPAGEPDGVEFHSDVDSVDPFYERADVCVVPLLSGGGTKIKLVEALSRGRAVVTTSLGLEGLEEHRAVLRVADGADAFAAALVELFTDPEQAAKLGAAAADVAQSFSWETAMTPLRDVLSALRGV
- a CDS encoding glucose-1-phosphate cytidylyltransferase — protein: MTETASTSQTPVSEIPVVILCGGMGTRLREASEKLPKPLVDIGGRPILWHIMKLYSSYGFRKFVLCLGYKSDMIKRYFLDYRLNAGDFTLNLSTQDDPTFHTNGVQEDWEITFVETGLTTATAARIKRVEQHLTADKFVLTYGDGLGDVDIAKTLRDHEAGGRLATVTAVHPSSRYGEMHVTGDTVSEFNEKPTLADGWVNGGFFVFDRAFADKYLEDDPDMMLEQKPLQTVARDGQLTVSQHEGYWLGMDTFREWTEFNKLWDSGKAPWKTWED
- a CDS encoding NAD-dependent epimerase/dehydratase family protein, whose product is MKIVVTGTEGYLGALLAPTLLESGHSVLGIDTGYYKQGWLYNGVTASVETLAKDIRHVTVEDLAGADAVVHMAELSNDPLGELIPDVTYVVNHKGSVRLAEIAKQAGVQRFVYMSSCSVYGVAEDTVDETSAVNPQTAYAECKALVERDVAPLADDDFSPVFMRNATAYGASPRQRFDIVLNNLAGLAYTTGKIAMTSDGSPWRPLVHGLDIAKSIRAVLDAPREAIHNQIFNVGDSEQVYRVREIAEAVGRALPEAEITFGASNNGDNRSYKVNFDKIHSTLEGFSCDWNADKGAQQLIDVFRAIDLDEETFKGKGHTRLKQLEHLIRTEQLDKELFWRTQPVSGITR
- a CDS encoding dTDP-4-dehydrorhamnose 3,5-epimerase family protein, which encodes MKIQTTHIEGVAIIDLEERADDRGFFARSFCRDEFLEAGLNPAVEQCNLSFNHKAGTLRGMHTQVDPAPEAKLVRCTAGAIQDIIVDLRPDSPTRFQHVAVELSAANRRALYVPEYFAHGYLTLTDGAEVTYQVSQSYTPGTERGLRFDDPELALPWVRDVAVISDKDASWTLLADGAVLS
- a CDS encoding NAD(P)H-dependent oxidoreductase, producing MIIVDKALQQRQAEGRPIRVALVGAGFMGRGFVNQVVNSVPGMELVAIANRTVSKARDAYEQAGVTGVVEADDAAAVDRAISAGKPVVSGSYEAVVDAGQVEAVVEATGNTEYGAHVVVRAIEAGKHIVLLNAEVDGTAGLALRTRAEKAGVIYTGCDGDQPGVQMNLIRFVRSIGVTPLVSGNIKGLQDEYRNPTTQEGFAKQWGQDPYMVTSFADGTKVSFEQALVANAAGFSIEKRGMRGADHRGHVDELTTMYDVEALKELGGVVDYVVGSKPGPGVYVLGTHDDPKQQHYLNLYKLGTGPLYSFYTPYHLCHFEVPLTVARAVLFADATIVPGDEVKVEVVTTAKTDLAAGREIDRLGGYDTYGVAETYAATKAQNLLPMGVAEGCVLKNDVKKDQVLTYDDVILPEGRLIDALRAEQAALLGS
- a CDS encoding Rossmann-like and DUF2520 domain-containing protein, encoding MNSAGRLDVAVVGAGRVGPVLGAALRAAGHRITGVSARTRANAERVEALLPDVPWIEPGDAFAADLVLFAVPDDVLGPLVSRLARNVRAGQLVVHTSGLHGTGVLGPAAANGALPLALHPAMTFTGTSLDLQRLLGAAVAVTSSAVLAPVADALVREWGASPVAVADAERALYHAALAHGSNHLVTLVAQALDAARAAVGDNAERVLRPLLQAALENVLAHGDEALTGPVARGDAGTVATHLRVLTDHDPRTAATYVQLAGVATDRAQASGRLTAALAEAVRTQLHRTGEP